One Carya illinoinensis cultivar Pawnee chromosome 5, C.illinoinensisPawnee_v1, whole genome shotgun sequence genomic window, AGCATTTCTTTCCTTGCTCACCTGGGCTACAAACATGGACTTGATGCTTAATTTGTCAATAAACGTCTTTGCTATATCTGCAGTTGGTGATCTTGAAGCAATAGCCAGATCAATCCCTTTCTCCTTAAGTGCATACAGTATTCCTTTGGCATGGGGATACAAAGATGGCATCTCACGTTTGGAGCGACATTCACTTTGAAAAACCCAGAACAAATTGACATCAGATATAGATGAAGCCAAGCATTTGCAGGAGAAACTTGTTAGGTTGTGTACTTTGTTCTGGTTTCTATTCATTTTCAATCTTCACACTGGTTTCAATTGCAATTTGGGAGAGAATAAGCAGTGCTGCTAGAGAACTACTAATACTAgcaccaaaaaaattaaatgcagAAGATGGAACATGCACCATAAGTAGCATGAAACTGcatattattcatttattcattgccttcgattgattttttttttttttttttcatcaataaaaatttgCCGTAGTACTCCTTCTGCCTTTTATCCTCAAGCAGATAAATGTCTACCATAGTACGTCCTCGGCCTTTTTTATCAACCTAAAACGCTTAATTTTTGTGCTGGATCAGGGAAGAATACATAAAAGATAATGACTAAAAAAAACCTGGCATAGTTATGTAATTAGATCCTTTCTCCATGttgtaattaaaataatcatgtCCGTTTGCTAATCTGCTATGTTTAATTGCAATAGATACCCAATTCTAACAAGAGGTCACTATCAATTGATTTAAGCATTTTGGAAGGTCTTGGAAGACATCATTCCATTATTGAATGGCTGAATATCATTCACGCCATGTTGAAcctgataaaataaataagatctAGATGATGCAGGTCCTCCTCCAACATGACTGAAAACAAATAGAAACCTAGAAATAGTCCTCCAcgctttcatttttcatttttcatttttgttaggCTATTTGAGTTAAATCACTCAAAAACTAGTTCTTAGAACTCAGAAGgccaaaaatgaaaatatctttttttgttaCCTGTTTTtcctgaaaaaaaaagaaacctcaGGATTTGAACAAAAACCTTAAACAAATCCCCTTTGATCCCCAGGAAAACGTGGGAAACAGATATTGGAATAttaactctgaaattaaatcaAGGAGAAAAAACCTAAAACCCTAATGGAACCCCCACAATTGAGAATGTTATGTAGAAGCTatcatgttttgttttattctggTATTTTTCGAGTAACCCCAACtccaaaagaatatataaaaacaacATAGAAAAAGATGAGAGAAATACCAGTAAAATGGCCAGAGAGTGTAATCGAGATCGAAGACGACCAATCGGGGAAGAACTTGGAACATTCCTATTATCTGTAACGCCTCCGTCTTCACCCTCTCGTCCCCCATTTCGTCTTCTCCGATCTTCTCTGATATCGCTGATGATGCTAAACCAACCGATCTGGTCTACAAGTACACACCCTCTGGGTGTCTCTACGATGTCGTATTATTGATacgcatttttttttaaataattattgttatttcttttatttttttaaaaaaacctcATCTCGCTGACGGGCTACGGTTCTGCCCTCCCCTGCTTTATTACGAGTGGCAATTTGcgataataaatttaatatataaaattagtgtatttgaatttgatataaatagtCTCGAATTAAAATGGATTGTTTCATTAATCAATGATTAATAAACAAATCCGAAATTAACTcgtaataatttatataaattttattattattggattataatattaatataattcaatatatttatattttttaaaattgatatttacagtcgtgaaatACAGAAATAACATAtaatctcttttaaaaaaataaatacataatttacatgaaaaaaattaattttttaataataaatcttaatttttttcaaaacaattgtgTGGTATTTACGCACTCTGTATGTATCATTGATCTATGtttttattgttaaaattgcAATTATGAAATTATGTTCATATTTGTTATAATTGGGTTTATAATAATTGATAtaggttaaaatttgaaaaatattaatattttttattcgtatatggttttattatttttataaaaatattgtgcttactaataaatatagattttaattgttatgaaaaattatattaattagatcaaataaattaataaggtTGGTTTAACCTATTTATATAAAACAGATTAAAATGAATTGtatcttattaaataatttctaattaattaatattaaacaaGTTAAAACTGATGATATATCATGACTcattgtttaaatattaagagtTTGAAAATCTAATCTATTTAACTCAACCGTATTTATATTCACCCACATAATTAAATGTTCATGAGAAAGCGGAAACGAGCACGGTCTATCAAGAAGAATTGCGACTCTTTACCTTATCACTCAGATACTGGGGATTTACAGGTTCGGTTCCTTTTTGTGCAGTGCGTTCAGTAACTTTTTTCTCAAGGTATCTAAGAACTAGGCCTCGATCAGTCAAAATTCTTGATTTCTCttgttttcaaattattaattaatgtcaAATTTAAATGCTCTCGTTGTAGAGATGTAATTGATttagtttgatttgattttaaatatgttttaaaattaaattgatatacactaattttaaaaattaaataaccgATACTAGACAGATTCATCACTTTAAGTTTTagtgatttttctgatgaagtaACAAGGTCAGGCGCTTAGGAAGTCAGGCTTGGAATAACAAACTGatacattagaaaaaaaatatctaaatataaaaataatatgcaacaaaaaaaaataagaattatttATACTATATCATTTTAGGGACCCAAAGCTAGGCATGAAATGCAGATAAAAGAGATGAAagtaaaatcttaaaaattgtGATCCCAACTCACAAATAAGTTGGTTGAATAAGAGCacctaaattttattttggaacATAACAAACATTAAACGAAAGACATTCTTCTCTCAATAAAGGAACGAAGGTTTGAAGATCAGGAATTTGGAGCAGGAAGAAATTCACTCAGCAGCAGCACTTGCAGCACTAAGGTCCACAGAGAGATCAAGAACCTGAAACTTACAATAAGGgagatgaatatatatatatatatatatatatatatatatatatatttatatatttatatgctttACATATGGAAACAATATGAAGAATAGCTTTAGACCAAAATGATCAAGAAGTTGAACTGCCTTCCTATACTACCTAGATTAAGTAAAATGAACAgcactaattattataaaaagaaccCCATGATAGATGTATTTACAAATATGACCCTTCtaattgatttaaaacattATACTGATATATGAAAAGCTGACCTTTCCAGTAATCTTACTGTACATTTGAATCACATCTTCGACTGTGGACTCAAAGTGAGTCGTCGCATCATAGCTCTGCGAGAAGAAAATTCTACAGATAAGAAAGCAAGAACAGAAGCTACACTGATTTTGTCACTGAAATAATGAAGTTAACCCATGAGCTTGTTCTGTGAAGTACCGATGTGTTTGCAAAAATCCTTCATAAAGGAGAAGGAAAGACAGTCTAGGCTCTCACACATCCTCACATGACAAGAAATTATATAAGGTTCAGATATTCCTCCATATGAGACAAGAGAATGAAAATTGTTTCTAAACCAACAGTCATCATCAAACAACATTTTGGGTCATCAAGATGTCATTGAATTCAccaaaaactgggttttcaacaCTTGTACCTGATTAAGTTACAGTTCACAATTTTtggatttaatcattttttgtaCATACCATAAACAGAATATACTTTTTAGCTGCCGGCCAACTATgggatctttttatttttttgaaaattaattgacACGCAATTTCTTTGTCCTTGATTTCTAAATATAAGAAAACGATACTATAAGGTGAAATtcgttaaaaaaaattcatgtacTAGGCATAGGCACATAGCCTTTTTTTCCACTTGTGCTGTTAGCAGGTTGCAAATAAGGGAAATCTTTATCCTTTCtggaaaaatcaaaatataaataggGCGGTATTTTACTTACTGTAGATATGAAACAGTTATCCTCTTCATGCTTGTTGGTGGGTACAAATCTGTCACAAGTCTCATAGAAAATTTCATCCACAGGTCCAAGTAGATCAACGCCAGGCTTCAATTCCTCCTCAGGTTTGTCAGTTTCTGCCTCTGTTAAAACAAAAGCAATGTACTTTCCTTTTGGAGCTACATTGTGAGCATAGGAGCAACAGAAGAGGTACCTGCACTATGAGTTAAGAAGCACATTAGAAGGTacctgggaaaaaaaaaattcaatttcctttaatttttatatcaagCATTGGGCAATTGTAAGCATATAATTATTAGAATGAACCACTCTTATGTTACATGTTGCAAATGTGCAGAGGCTGTAACACACTTTGACATTATCAAAAGAAATTCGGGGAAACTGGAAAGGAATTCAGAAAACTTACATGTCTGATTTGCGGCCAAGTTGCTTCTGTGGCAGGATAACCTGAACTGAGTGAGAATCTTTGGTGTCCGGAATAGGGTGGCTCATTATACATACAGCACGAGCAACTTTTCCCACCTTTTGAACCTGTTCCATTTTGAAAATAGTGCCGGATGAGAGCCAGATATGatgctcaaaattaaaataGGCAATTCAGGCTTGCGTATCGACCAGTTGAGCAGGAAAAAAATTGCACTGTTAATGAGTTGGGGACAATTACCTTATCAGATAAATATGATGGATCACAAACGACTTTCTTGCATTTAGCAGTTTCTCCTTCAGAAGTCACACCAAAGGCTTTCCCATTGTCGTCAAACTCCACCTATCATCCAGTATATAGAATATTAACTGAAATTTGATTGGATGAATTCAGATGTAGCCGTATTAGCAAAAGCCAATATATATGGATTGCTTCTGTCAGTTGTGTTGAGTTTTGCTTCtttttagtcccacaccggtgggtTATTAAATGAGGGGCAAAACTTAGGGTTATAAATAAGGGGCTtaacctcttagtttaagtgcaccagttgaaagcttatctagtaacttttgactttagttaaattcctctattaaccttttgtaaaaggggaagaggtgtagagttaaagatttactagtgggatagctttgtgggtgtggtgaggagaaaaattgtgtgattgtaacaatttttcacatagtgaattttcttctctgagtctggtggtttttatcctgttttggagtttccacgtaaatttcttgtgttgttattatttctctatttttcttgttattcctgcaaagggtagatcctaagggaggtgaatttgggaggtccaaattcccaacaattggtatcagagccactaggttctttttgtggggtggagctttaatgtggtagtgtggatacgtacagtctaaggaggttctgtctaggagattggaaattttaagtgtatccattgtgaccctccaatctttcctgggaactgacttagtgaggtactattcatttctacagtaaattcatcaaagcaacgtcaggaagtaggccttcaaatcttgtcaaatttgaggtggagaaatttgatgggagaatcaattttggcttgtggcaagtacaagtcaaggatgttTTGAatcaatcaggattacacaaggcattgaagggcagaccaacacatgaagtcagcactggtactagtgtgactggtgaaagtAGCAGATAtaaaatgagcgatgaagattgggaggatctggatttgagaacagcaagtgcaATACGTCTGTGTctggccaaaaatgttcttgcaaatgtgcatggaatatctacggcaaaggaactctgggaaaaacttgaagagttgtatcagacgaaaGGCGTAtcaaatcgtgtgtacctgaaggagcagtttcatacactgtggatgaatgaaggtacaactatttcagatcatttaagtgttttcaatggcattgtcgctgagctagaagctattggagttaaaattgatgatgaggatcaagccttgagactcatctggtctcttccactttcctatgagcacatgaaacctattttgatacatgggaaggagaaaataattttttcagaagttaccagtaaaatcttttttgaagagagaagactaagtagtggaagtaatgcTCCACTTGAGAACTCAGTaatggtagcagctggaaatgggaagatgaagaactccatgaagaagaaagtagtctgctgggagtgtggacaatctgggcacgtcaagaaaaattgtccaagagctggagcaggttcggcaagtggctccaagtcagtaaatggagatactagaaatgatgctaatattgtgtctctctccatggaagattttgctctttaaaaagagacatgtacattctcatggcatgtcgctaattcccaaagttgtcatgatagaggatgtgttaatgttagcgggtccacaagtttgcacacaggcattggtttggcattgatgcagggtgtgtggtggaaattgaTGTCGATgactgatgaacttccaggagagccaaacgtggaagttacaccataattttcagcaaggttattttcgacatgggccgaagtgaaatgcttggaattggtttattctaaatgggtatgcttttatggtgaagcatgatagcggaagttatgaagatcttcattgaggtggagctttgctgtgggaccagtcaaagtcgcaaggtggagattgttgagttttgcttctttttagtcccacaccggtgggtTATTAAATGAGGGGCAAAACTTAGGGTTATAAATAAggggcttagcctcttagtttaagtgcaccagttgaaagcttatctagtaacttttgactttagttaaattcctctattaaccttttgtaaaaggggaagaggtgtagaGTTAAAGATTTATTAGTGGgatagctttgtgggtgtggtgaggagaaaaattgtgtgattgtaacaatttttcacatagtgaattttcttctctgggtctagtggtttttctcctgttttggagtttccacgtaaatttcttgtgttgttattatttctctatttttcttattattcctgcaaagggtagatcctaaggggggtgaatttgggaggtccaagtaacttttgactttagttaaattcctctattaaccttttgtaaaaggggaagaggtgtagagttaaagatttactagtgggatagctttgtgggtgtggtgaggagaaaaattgtgtgattgtaacaatttttcacatagtgaattttcttctctggatctggtggtttttctcctgttttggagtttccacgtaaatttcttgtgttgttattatttctctatttttcttgttattcctgcaaagggtagatcctaaggggggtgaatttgggaggtccaaattcccaacaagtTGTTGTGGTCGGTATAATGGTGAAAAGCACTCCAATGACATCTACGGACTTCTATTATTTAGAGTTGACCGTTAAGATTTAAAGAGTTGGGGAATTGGCAAAAAGCAATAAAAAGTAAACTGCATGCAAGTGCCAGGCCTCGAGGTGGCCACCGCCGACAATGAAGACTCTGTAGCATAAGGATGATTCTGGAATCGAGGTTTTGATGGTTGGTACTCTGATTCAGAGAAGGATGCTTAAATCTACCATATTCGAGTAGGCAGGCAGAGAGAAATGCAGAGAAGCACTATAAGGCTGAGCCATTATTATGTGGAGAACAGAACGAATTACTAGCTGTGAATAAAACTTGAGAAAAAAATTCAgattattaaaagaaacaaaagatggaTTTATTCTTCAAAAAGTGAGGTATTATATGGATACCATCCGACTTGGGGTTATTTGATTAAGGTGGGTGTTCCCTAGGGCCTTACTCCTCTTCTCAAATGTTGAGCCTCAAGGCATTTTCGGTGAGTTTCCATGTAGGTTTGAGTCTTCGAATGTTTGTGCCTAATTAAACGATGGTAAAATATATTGGAAACTCAAATTTTGGCATTTTTACCTTACATTCTGGCTTGTTAAACATGCAAGTTCCACCATAAACCACACTTAAACGTGCAAATGCATGTAAGTGAGGTATTATATGGATACCATCCGAATTTGGGTTATTTGATTAAGGTGGGTGTTCTCTAGGGCTATAATCCTCTTCTCtagggtgagttcggtccggtccggggaggttttgtgaaCCGGAccagacctattcggtccagggttttctcaCTCtgaaccggaccgaactccctcaggaccggttcggtccggtcctattcggtcctGTCAGTCTATTCGGTCcacggttgacttttttttttttttttttttatctaatgacattttatttaatacttatgtaattatattgtgatatatttaatatatatacatatagtatactattatatatatattagtaatacgctaatactattagtctattagtaataatactataactaataactatatgtaataaaaactatattataactaataactatatgtaataatagtaatagtgataactatatatgtaactatatgtaatactaataactaatactattagtctattagtactaataactatactagtactaatactataactaataattatatgtaatgatagtaatactatatgtaatattatattaaataatagtaatactcttattactaatactctatgtagttatagtgatttaatactaacatattacatattaagctaactatactaatactattataaatttacaaatatatgatatattataatttatactataacttttataatatgttaatacattaatatatatactagtactatatattatagttaatagttatacattaaagactatagtaatacattgatactaaatatatatagttatagacttataatgatttagttattatgaatttatgattagtataactaatactatataattgtattagtattagattattagtaagtcaatttggctatattatattagtaatattagttatgttgaatcagttagttagtataactatattatacattattagtattaatataaatattagtattagttataactatatagcctatattagaattgagagtcttagactatataatagactaatagtattagtacaactatataagtatattgtatagctatatattagttttgattatagtgattagtataactatataatagtagactattagtataactatatattagtattagttatattgttatggcgatttagtatattatcatttatatattatatttatattataactcttataatatattaatatatactagtactatatattatagttatatattaaagaatataataatacattcatactaaatatatatagttatatttctagtgatttagttattaacttattaggattagtataactatataaattataatagtattagaccattaatatagctatatattaataatattagttatggtgaatcagtgctttagtataactatataagtattaactataatgatttatatatattaattaaatataagtatagtgataattaaattatattaattatagtgataaatatactatatagctatacatagtattaattatagtgattagtataactatataaattatataatagcatattagtattaatagtagactattagtatgggtcactatagctattgttgaagtattagttaaagtgatttagtataactatattaatataagtataactatagtctatattagactattaatattttttatactatatataattatataattaattatatacaactattatataaataatatatataaatatttttttttttaattttctattcagTCCGATCCGGTCCCGGTTCGGGGGTTTTTGTCTGGGGTGAAAAACCCCCGGACCGAACcctttcggtcccttaaaaattggactggaccgaaccggtcccaattcggtccggtccggttagGTCCAaacaggaccggtccggtcggtttatCTGGTCCGGACCGTCCGATTCTCAACCCTACTCTTCTCAAATGTTGTGCCTCAAGGCATTTTCGGTGAGTTTCCATCTAGGTGTGAGCCTTTGAATGTTTGCAATTTGCACCAAACAAAAACGATGGTGAAATATCTTGTAAACTCAGATTTGGCAATTTTACCTTACATTCTGGCTTGTTAAGCATGTAAGTTCCACCATAAACTGCACTTAAACGTGCAAATGCCTGCCaacaagtaaacaaaaaatCATAATGGCAACTTATATTAGCTCTGCACATTTGCACAATGTTACAGATGAAAACCAAACCTGAGGCAATTCACCCAGTCCATACAATGGATAGATATAGGGAGATCCTCCTTGAAAACGTGCCAAAGACTCTGCATAAAGctttacacagagagagagagagaacgttaTGGCGTTGAACTTAAATAATCATTCTCAAGCAGCTTTATGTTAGCTAAAGATATATTTTCCTTCTTCATAAGAGTACTCCTGGCAAGGTTTATACTAGTGAGTAGCACAGACGTGAGGTTTACTCTAAGAGTGTATCAGTTATGTAAAAGCTTGAGAACCCCTTACGAGAAAAATGCTGTAATCTAGTCATCTAGACATAGTGTAGAGCATTGGCTTCTCTTCCTGGTTTGAAAATCCTAGTGGGGTAAGACTGGTGGTTATTACAACTAGCACTCATTAAGTTTCCATTATAATACTGGCAAAAGATGATGACATAACTGACATGACAAGAAATACTACCAGCTCATTGATCTTTGGTTGATAATCCATACTGAGTCCTTAAATATGGCAatcagtttgaaaaaaaaaaaaaaaactgttcaaGACTTTGGTTGATGTCTTTAATATTGACCCATActaattctaaaataattcagaaggCATCAGACTAATAGattatatttatttctcttCATCTCAATTTGAATTTCATGAAAAGCTGTAATACCTTCAAAGTAATATGTCTGTAATTTAATCAGCAAGTAAAGGACAATAGAAATAGTTACAAATTATCATCATATGTAGTGTAGTTTAGTAGATTTGTTAATTCTCTATGGTGTTATAGTGTACATTTTTAGTCAAGATATTTGAGATTACTATACAAATATATCACTGACATACCTCTTTAAGCATGGGCATACACCACATTGTGATTAGCTACCTACTCATATTACTCAATCAGGTAGAAGACATGGATGATTATATGGAATCTTCATATATTACtctaagatataaaataattaacaaagaATGCAGTAAAAACCAATAAAAGCACATGCTATAACTAAATATAATAGAGAAAATAATTGCACCTTCATTCTCTTCACAAAATCTTTGGCTGGCTGATCCAAGTAATCATCATTTATATAAAGTGCAAGGGCATGACCAATAATGTCAATTGTATCATCTTCTAACCCGTATTTTCtacattaaaaaaacattatcaTACATTAAGGTATCTTTAGTAGACATTGTTGAATTAGTACAGCAACCAAAGGTAGTTTTATATTGGAGTGACAAAATTCTTCTTTCCAGATACATTCTTGATATTCAGCCACTACTTCAGAGAGACATAGCCAATTTAAGATGaagatataaaagaatttatataaCCATGATCGGCGATTATGTTTTAGAATGATAAAAGAATACCATGAGTATGCATTCATATAGTCTAGAACAAAACTTCTTCGAAGAGAAAAGGTAAGATTTGATCTTAAAAAGGCATGTCTAATGTTGGTTTGGAGCATTGCTGTGAATATTTGAAACAAAAGACTGCCATTTCGCTACTTggtctttgttttattttctctcttttgggAATTCAAAACGAATGAATTGATAAGACGAACTTGTTTGGCTACTCGAAAATATACGAGAAGGCAAAATTAAGGAGCTAAACCTGCactcaaaatattttgcaaGTGCAAGTTTCTTAGTTATGGGTAAATTCAGCTGCTTTCGTACAGAAAGTAATATAAGAGAAGGAAATTAGAAAATACGTGATAAGCTCCCTTGCTGTAACTTTTTCCAAATCCAGCCCCTCATGAGATTTTGGATCATTCTCTTCATAGTCTTGGACAAAAATGAAGAATTTTCGAGCACGACGCTTCTCAAACAGTCCCATCAGTTGTGATTTCAGCGCTTCCACATCAGTTGCTGGAACTTTGTCAATCTAGACCAAATAATATTCCCTTATAAGCTCTTAATTAGAATAGTGATATGTTGTATTGAGAGGTGGAAATGACGGACTTA contains:
- the LOC122309118 gene encoding guanosine nucleotide diphosphate dissociation inhibitor At5g09550, with protein sequence MDEEYDVIVLGTGLKECILSGLLSVDGLKVLHMDRNDYYGGASSSLNLTQLWKRFRGNDKPPGNLGSSREYNVDMIPKFMMANGTLVRVLIHTDVTKYLHFKAVDGSFVYNKGKIDKVPATDVEALKSQLMGLFEKRRARKFFIFVQDYEENDPKSHEGLDLEKVTARELITKYGLEDDTIDIIGHALALYINDDYLDQPAKDFVKRMKLYAESLARFQGGSPYIYPLYGLGELPQAFARLSAVYGGTYMLNKPECKVEFDDNGKAFGVTSEGETAKCKKVVCDPSYLSDKVQKVGKVARAVCIMSHPIPDTKDSHSVQVILPQKQLGRKSDMYLFCCSYAHNVAPKGKYIAFVLTEAETDKPEEELKPGVDLLGPVDEIFYETCDRFVPTNKHEEDNCFISTSYDATTHFESTVEDVIQMYSKITGKVLDLSVDLSAASAAAE